Proteins from a genomic interval of Mesobacillus sp. S13:
- a CDS encoding CoA transferase subunit A, translating to MKKVMSLAEAAAYVNNGDTVAFGGNVLHRAPMAFVREIARQGKKELKIVKTAGAHDIDLLCAMGSVATVDAGFVSYETKFGLASHYRKAVQEGIVKGNEHACYTVICALRGAQMNVPFMPVKGLVAGELLEKNDYFMVVEDPFSGNPVTLVKTIVPDVAVIHVQECDAHGNARIYGPKFEDVLISRAAKKVVITTEQIVPDSKMKLNAEYVDIPSFLVSSVVHAPKGASPTSCYKKYDIDEKSLVSFIGMKTKEEIHDYLSSYLAKDHQGERMANRL from the coding sequence GTGAAAAAAGTAATGAGTTTAGCAGAAGCAGCAGCTTATGTGAATAATGGGGATACGGTAGCGTTTGGGGGGAATGTCCTCCACCGCGCCCCAATGGCATTTGTCCGTGAAATCGCCAGACAGGGAAAAAAGGAGCTCAAAATTGTTAAGACAGCAGGAGCCCATGATATTGACCTTTTATGTGCGATGGGCAGTGTGGCGACAGTGGATGCTGGTTTTGTCAGTTATGAGACCAAGTTCGGTCTTGCATCACATTACCGGAAGGCGGTTCAGGAAGGCATCGTTAAAGGCAATGAGCATGCGTGTTATACGGTCATCTGTGCCCTCCGCGGAGCCCAGATGAATGTACCTTTCATGCCGGTAAAAGGACTGGTTGCTGGTGAACTTTTGGAGAAAAATGATTATTTCATGGTCGTGGAGGATCCGTTCAGCGGAAATCCCGTCACGCTCGTGAAAACAATCGTTCCTGACGTTGCTGTCATCCATGTCCAGGAATGCGATGCGCATGGGAATGCACGCATTTATGGTCCAAAGTTCGAAGATGTGCTGATCAGCAGGGCAGCCAAGAAAGTCGTTATCACCACTGAACAAATTGTGCCTGACAGTAAAATGAAGCTCAATGCAGAGTACGTCGATATACCTTCATTCTTGGTCAGCTCCGTCGTCCATGCGCCAAAAGGTGCGAGTCCGACTTCTTGTTATAAAAAGTATGACATTGATGAGAAATCACTGGTTTCTTTTATTGGCATGAAGACAAAAGAGGAAATCCATGATTATCTATCTAGTTATCTAGCAAAAGATCATCAAGGGGAAAGGATGGCGAACAGACTATGA
- a CDS encoding BMC domain-containing protein, translated as MGNAIGLLEVQGYSVTLAAMNQACKAANIKIEGMDCNNPSAGDHAPIPVVIQVKFTGSVSDVKVALEAAEHEAAKYIDVADISAHMISSASKGIEKLLPVGKVKIKS; from the coding sequence ATGGGGAATGCAATTGGGTTATTGGAAGTGCAAGGGTACAGTGTCACACTGGCTGCCATGAATCAGGCTTGTAAGGCAGCAAACATAAAAATCGAAGGAATGGACTGCAATAATCCTTCTGCCGGCGATCATGCACCAATACCGGTGGTAATCCAGGTGAAATTCACCGGATCGGTATCAGATGTTAAAGTCGCGCTGGAAGCTGCAGAACATGAAGCCGCAAAGTATATAGATGTAGCGGATATTTCTGCTCATATGATCTCTTCTGCATCGAAAGGAATCGAGAAACTTCTTCCGGTGGGAAAGGTCAAGATTAAGTCTTAA
- a CDS encoding aldehyde dehydrogenase family protein, producing the protein MSTQISEQDIQKIVQSVLQNVEAVMKEMPQSANTPIKMKQAVHPEQQIATSAKPQISTIQPQGDHGVFASMGDAVEAGHKAQLEFMRNFQLKDRERILSAMRQAVLAEKENLANMVHEETKLGNVADKVAKHELTALHTPGTEILKTEAFSGDDGLTIVEEAPFGLIGAVTPVTNPTETILNNSIGMLAAGNAVVFNVHPSSKNSCAYMVRLLNKAIKAAGGPENLITMVGNPTLDTMQVLIDSPKIRMLVGTGGPGLVKTLLKSGKKAVGAGAGNPPVVVDNTADLEHAAKSIIDGASFDNNILCIAEKEVFVLDSAADDLVFHMLNNGAYMLDQYQLEKVMSFALEENEKQLAQGCSLDSKREYHVAKKWVGQPASAFLKEIGVVTNGEVRLLICDVDFDHPFVQLEQMMPVLPIVRTKSLDEAIDFAVKAEHGNRHTAIMHSKNVDHLTRFARAVETTIFVKNASSLAGVGFGGEGFTTMTIAGPTGEGITSAKTFTRQRRCVLAEGGFRIIG; encoded by the coding sequence TTGAGCACCCAGATTTCTGAACAGGATATCCAAAAAATCGTTCAATCTGTCCTGCAAAATGTTGAAGCTGTGATGAAAGAGATGCCGCAGTCTGCTAATACTCCTATAAAAATGAAGCAGGCTGTCCATCCTGAGCAGCAAATAGCAACATCAGCCAAGCCGCAGATATCTACGATACAGCCGCAAGGGGACCATGGAGTGTTCGCTTCGATGGGGGACGCAGTCGAGGCAGGCCACAAGGCACAGCTTGAATTTATGAGGAATTTCCAGCTGAAGGACCGGGAAAGAATTCTCTCTGCCATGCGGCAGGCAGTTTTAGCGGAAAAAGAAAACCTCGCCAATATGGTCCATGAGGAAACAAAGCTTGGCAATGTCGCCGATAAAGTTGCCAAGCATGAATTGACAGCTTTACATACACCGGGAACTGAAATCCTGAAAACAGAGGCATTTTCAGGTGATGATGGTTTGACCATCGTTGAGGAAGCACCATTCGGCTTGATTGGGGCAGTGACGCCTGTGACAAATCCGACTGAAACCATCCTCAATAACTCAATTGGAATGCTAGCTGCGGGCAATGCAGTGGTGTTCAATGTCCATCCTTCTTCTAAAAACTCCTGTGCCTATATGGTCCGGTTGTTAAATAAGGCGATCAAGGCTGCGGGTGGACCTGAAAATCTAATCACAATGGTTGGCAATCCTACCCTGGATACGATGCAGGTCTTAATTGATAGTCCGAAGATTCGTATGTTAGTAGGAACGGGTGGTCCCGGCCTCGTGAAAACACTCCTTAAGTCTGGTAAAAAGGCGGTTGGAGCCGGAGCAGGCAATCCACCTGTAGTCGTGGATAATACAGCTGATTTGGAACATGCTGCAAAATCGATCATCGATGGAGCATCTTTTGATAACAACATCCTGTGCATCGCTGAAAAAGAAGTATTTGTCCTCGACTCAGCTGCTGATGATCTGGTTTTTCATATGCTGAACAACGGAGCGTATATGCTTGATCAGTATCAGCTAGAGAAAGTAATGAGCTTTGCTCTAGAAGAAAATGAAAAGCAACTGGCGCAGGGATGTTCGCTTGATTCAAAACGCGAGTACCATGTGGCGAAAAAATGGGTAGGCCAGCCGGCGTCGGCTTTTCTAAAAGAAATAGGAGTCGTAACGAATGGTGAGGTCAGGCTGCTTATATGTGATGTCGATTTTGACCATCCATTTGTCCAGCTGGAGCAAATGATGCCAGTCCTTCCGATCGTGCGGACTAAGTCGCTGGATGAAGCAATTGATTTTGCAGTGAAGGCGGAGCATGGAAACCGCCATACGGCAATCATGCACTCCAAGAATGTTGATCATCTAACTCGATTTGCTAGAGCAGTCGAGACGACCATTTTTGTAAAAAATGCTTCATCTCTAGCTGGAGTCGGGTTTGGTGGCGAAGGCTTTACAACGATGACAATCGCCGGGCCTACGGGTGAAGGAATCACTTCGGCGAAAACTTTTACAAGACAAAGGCGCTGTGTGTTAGCTGAAGGTGGATTTCGAATCATAGGGTAG
- a CDS encoding class II aldolase/adducin family protein, producing MVTNNKYLSDFEAKKLICEIGRRVYNKNFVAANDGNISVKVGPNTIWTTPTGVSKGFMTPDMMVKMDLSGKVISGKLKPSSEVKMHLRVYHENPDVNAVVHAHPPVATSYAIAGISLDQPVSPEAVVILGTVPVAPYATPGTQEVPDSIAPYCKDYNAVLLANHGALTWGSDLMQAYYRMESLEHYALMLMYSNNIINKTNELNCAQISDLIDIREKMGIKTGGVPTCDNGEKVKAAEKAEPAQSNDQLIESIVRKVTEDVLRKYLK from the coding sequence ATGGTTACGAACAACAAGTATCTGTCTGATTTCGAGGCAAAGAAATTGATTTGTGAGATTGGCAGAAGAGTATACAACAAGAACTTTGTAGCAGCCAATGATGGCAATATTTCTGTGAAAGTTGGTCCGAATACGATTTGGACGACACCTACAGGAGTGAGCAAGGGGTTCATGACACCGGACATGATGGTGAAAATGGACTTATCTGGAAAAGTGATTTCCGGCAAGTTAAAACCATCTTCAGAAGTGAAGATGCACTTGCGTGTCTATCATGAAAACCCAGATGTGAATGCGGTGGTCCATGCCCATCCACCTGTAGCCACTTCTTATGCAATCGCAGGTATTAGCCTGGATCAGCCGGTTTCCCCGGAAGCGGTCGTCATTTTAGGAACTGTACCAGTGGCACCCTATGCTACGCCAGGCACACAGGAAGTTCCGGATTCAATCGCTCCATATTGCAAGGATTATAATGCGGTTCTCCTTGCCAACCACGGTGCCCTTACATGGGGAAGCGACCTCATGCAAGCCTACTACCGCATGGAGTCACTTGAACACTATGCGCTGATGCTCATGTATTCCAACAATATCATCAATAAAACCAATGAGCTGAATTGTGCGCAAATATCCGATTTGATCGACATCCGTGAAAAGATGGGCATCAAAACGGGTGGAGTTCCAACTTGTGATAATGGCGAAAAAGTGAAGGCTGCTGAAAAAGCAGAGCCCGCACAAAGCAATGACCAACTGATTGAATCGATCGTCAGGAAGGTTACTGAAGATGTGTTGAGAAAATATCTTAAGTAA
- a CDS encoding BMC domain-containing protein: MNESIGLIETRGLTAAIEAADAMLKAANVEIVGSEKIGSGLVSVIVKGDVGAVKAATEVGAEAAQRVGELVAVHVIPRPHGDITKLLPSM; this comes from the coding sequence ATGAATGAATCTATCGGTTTAATCGAAACAAGAGGTCTTACTGCAGCAATTGAAGCAGCAGATGCAATGTTGAAAGCAGCCAACGTTGAAATTGTAGGCAGCGAAAAAATTGGATCAGGATTAGTGTCCGTTATCGTCAAGGGCGATGTAGGAGCAGTCAAGGCAGCAACAGAAGTCGGAGCAGAAGCAGCACAGCGCGTCGGAGAACTAGTTGCAGTCCACGTCATCCCAAGACCGCACGGTGATATCACGAAGCTACTGCCAAGCATGTAA
- a CDS encoding EutN/CcmL family microcompartment protein encodes MIMGRVISNVVSTRKYNELQGFKLLVIQPYFGGVEDSFVAADEIGAGIGELVLVSRGSVVENGLSRKAPIDAAVVGIIDHEPLKKE; translated from the coding sequence ATGATCATGGGCCGGGTAATCAGCAATGTCGTATCAACGAGAAAATATAATGAATTGCAAGGGTTCAAGCTCCTTGTCATCCAGCCTTATTTCGGGGGTGTCGAGGATAGCTTCGTGGCGGCGGATGAGATTGGCGCTGGTATTGGCGAGCTAGTCCTCGTTTCCCGGGGCAGTGTGGTGGAAAACGGCCTGAGCAGGAAGGCACCGATCGATGCTGCTGTGGTAGGCATCATCGATCATGAACCATTAAAAAAAGAGTAA
- a CDS encoding DeoR/GlpR family DNA-binding transcription regulator, translating to MLHVTRKSKIKELIIEKKSVTVSELTKMFKVTEETIRRDLKQLEDEGLLTRTYGGAYISEGVQNDVDVNLREFIHVEGKKKIAAKALSYIKSGDSIFLDASTTSLVIAGLISDQKLTVVTNSIKVVTTLMGNPNIKLVVIGGTLAGSSLSNLGRNAETNMEHYFFDTAFISCRSVSRAHGITDSNEQQAVIRKIAADHANRVFLIADYTKFDKTSFTTICGFEDINTVIVDENLPREWHDFLRDKGVELVECE from the coding sequence ATGTTACATGTAACCCGAAAAAGTAAAATAAAAGAATTGATCATCGAAAAGAAAAGCGTTACCGTTTCCGAGCTGACGAAAATGTTCAAAGTGACGGAAGAAACGATCCGGCGTGACCTGAAGCAACTCGAGGATGAAGGTCTCCTTACCCGTACCTATGGCGGGGCTTATATTTCTGAAGGAGTGCAAAACGACGTCGATGTGAACTTGCGCGAATTCATCCACGTTGAAGGCAAGAAAAAGATTGCTGCCAAAGCACTTTCCTATATAAAAAGCGGCGACTCCATCTTTCTTGACGCCTCAACGACATCCCTTGTTATCGCAGGGTTGATTTCCGATCAAAAATTAACCGTAGTAACCAACTCTATTAAAGTAGTCACAACACTGATGGGCAACCCAAACATTAAATTAGTCGTCATTGGAGGCACTCTGGCAGGTTCCTCTCTATCAAACCTCGGCCGGAATGCGGAAACCAATATGGAGCACTACTTCTTCGACACCGCCTTCATCTCATGCCGCTCTGTCAGCCGGGCGCATGGAATCACAGACTCTAATGAGCAGCAGGCAGTCATTAGAAAGATTGCTGCTGACCATGCAAATCGAGTTTTTCTCATTGCCGATTATACAAAGTTCGATAAGACATCTTTCACCACCATTTGCGGATTCGAGGACATCAACACTGTCATCGTCGACGAAAACCTGCCAAGGGAATGGCACGATTTCCTAAGAGATAAGGGCGTCGAGCTAGTGGAGTGTGAATGA
- a CDS encoding ABC transporter substrate-binding protein — protein sequence MFSILKVLAVGDPAVYAYTDPRYSIIDTYNRAKEMHVHFKIVPWVDYYAMMMEALEGKSDFDIVMVAGHLWLKDFIKKGYIAEVNDPKHQSYNEVDIMEEIRNEVTFEGKPYLYPSFCDGHILLYRKSLAEQAFGGKLPDVIDTDTIISLAEKLHGQDGMSGISLKAHESEIFLDFLPFLRNEGIDAFDGKSVRPSFNQEKGVQALNKYLSLRKFAPEDSHTYGNDEVRKAFQEKRSALAITWGGQLGFVMDDRCLEKEDVGFAIIPTAWNVTWGFAVNKNSANKELANEFLRYLTAPPIDRVVGSYSGAPVRKSSYETGHHEWYPILQESINRYAKPLPKMDDAGDRMAPLYNHIHQAFIGKESPAEALQAAEDEILKIMSGRNI from the coding sequence ATGTTTTCAATCTTAAAAGTTCTAGCAGTCGGCGATCCTGCAGTCTATGCGTATACAGATCCTCGTTATTCCATCATTGACACCTATAATAGAGCGAAGGAGATGCATGTCCATTTCAAGATTGTTCCCTGGGTGGACTATTATGCCATGATGATGGAAGCACTTGAAGGAAAGAGTGACTTTGATATTGTGATGGTGGCCGGCCATCTGTGGCTGAAGGATTTTATAAAAAAGGGCTATATCGCTGAAGTAAACGATCCAAAACACCAATCCTACAATGAAGTGGACATAATGGAAGAAATCCGTAACGAAGTAACATTTGAAGGGAAACCATACCTGTACCCATCTTTTTGCGATGGGCATATTCTTTTATATCGCAAATCCCTGGCTGAACAAGCCTTTGGCGGCAAGCTTCCAGATGTGATAGATACAGATACAATCATTTCACTGGCGGAAAAACTGCACGGCCAGGATGGAATGTCTGGGATCAGCCTGAAGGCGCACGAAAGTGAAATCTTCCTTGATTTCCTTCCTTTTTTACGGAATGAAGGGATTGATGCATTCGACGGTAAATCGGTCCGCCCTTCTTTTAATCAAGAAAAAGGAGTGCAGGCACTCAATAAGTATCTTTCCCTCAGAAAATTCGCTCCTGAAGATTCACATACATATGGCAATGACGAAGTGAGGAAAGCATTCCAGGAAAAGCGTTCAGCACTTGCGATTACTTGGGGCGGGCAGCTTGGATTTGTCATGGATGACCGCTGCCTCGAGAAAGAGGATGTTGGTTTTGCGATCATTCCTACGGCGTGGAATGTAACCTGGGGATTCGCCGTCAATAAGAATTCGGCCAATAAAGAGCTTGCGAATGAATTCCTTCGTTACTTAACTGCTCCCCCCATTGACCGGGTGGTCGGAAGCTACTCGGGCGCTCCTGTAAGGAAATCCTCCTATGAGACAGGGCATCATGAGTGGTATCCCATTTTACAGGAATCCATTAACCGTTATGCAAAGCCCTTGCCGAAGATGGATGATGCTGGGGACAGGATGGCACCTTTATATAATCACATCCATCAAGCTTTTATTGGAAAAGAAAGTCCTGCCGAAGCTCTACAGGCAGCGGAGGATGAAATTTTAAAAATAATGTCCGGGAGAAATATATGA
- the mtnA gene encoding S-methyl-5-thioribose-1-phosphate isomerase produces the protein MERPVDAIQSVRLDDERDMLVLLDQTLLPNEKKFLELKELKDIWDAIYFLKVRGAPAIGIAAAYGVYLGTKKSEADSYEELYEDFKKAKDYLASSRPTAVNLFWALDRMDARFKREEGKSASEVKAALKEESELIRAEDEKVCESIGEYALSLLEPGMGILTHCNAGTIATAKYGTALAPIYLGQERGYDFKVFADETRPLLQGARLTAWELQEAGVDVTLICDNMASIVMKEGKVQAVLVGCDRVAANGDSANKIGTSGVAILAKHYNIPFYVCAPLSTVDLECKTGDDIHIELRPAEEITTQWYEKPMGPKDVQTYNPAFDVTDHSLIAGIVTENGIAYAPFTESLPKMFKK, from the coding sequence ATGGAAAGACCAGTGGATGCAATTCAATCGGTCAGGCTCGATGATGAGAGAGATATGCTCGTCTTGTTGGACCAGACACTTTTACCAAATGAAAAGAAGTTTCTTGAATTGAAGGAACTGAAGGATATTTGGGATGCAATTTACTTTTTGAAAGTAAGGGGAGCTCCGGCAATCGGGATTGCGGCCGCGTACGGAGTTTATCTTGGCACGAAGAAATCCGAGGCGGACTCTTATGAAGAGCTGTATGAAGACTTTAAAAAGGCGAAGGATTATCTAGCGTCCTCCCGTCCTACAGCTGTGAATCTTTTCTGGGCGCTTGACCGCATGGATGCCCGCTTTAAGAGAGAAGAAGGCAAGAGTGCGTCGGAAGTGAAGGCTGCATTAAAAGAGGAATCGGAATTGATCCGTGCTGAAGATGAGAAGGTGTGCGAGTCAATTGGCGAGTATGCTCTGTCATTGTTAGAGCCGGGCATGGGAATTCTCACGCATTGTAACGCTGGTACGATTGCGACTGCCAAGTATGGTACAGCGCTTGCGCCAATTTACCTCGGCCAGGAAAGAGGCTACGATTTCAAGGTGTTTGCTGATGAGACACGCCCGCTGCTTCAAGGTGCACGTTTGACTGCCTGGGAGCTTCAGGAAGCTGGTGTGGATGTAACCTTGATCTGCGATAATATGGCATCCATTGTCATGAAGGAAGGCAAAGTCCAGGCAGTGCTTGTTGGATGTGACCGTGTTGCGGCAAACGGAGATTCAGCCAATAAAATCGGGACATCTGGTGTAGCCATCCTTGCGAAACACTACAACATTCCATTCTACGTGTGCGCACCGCTATCGACGGTCGACCTGGAATGCAAAACGGGTGACGACATCCATATCGAATTAAGACCAGCGGAAGAAATCACGACACAGTGGTATGAAAAGCCGATGGGACCGAAAGATGTACAAACCTACAATCCGGCTTTTGACGTAACAGATCATAGCTTGATTGCTGGGATTGTCACAGAAAACGGAATCGCGTATGCACCATTTACTGAGAGTCTTCCGAAGATGTTTAAGAAATAG
- a CDS encoding BMC domain-containing protein: MNGSLGIIETRGLTAAIEAADAMLKAANVEIVGSEKIGSGLVSVIVTGEVGAVKAATEVGAEAAQRVGELVAVHVIPRPHGDVAKLLTGIK, translated from the coding sequence ATGAATGGATCATTAGGGATTATTGAAACAAGAGGTCTTACAGCGGCAATTGAAGCAGCGGATGCAATGCTGAAAGCAGCAAATGTTGAAATCGTGGGCAGTGAAAAAATCGGCTCTGGACTTGTATCTGTTATCGTGACTGGTGAAGTAGGAGCAGTAAAGGCGGCGACTGAAGTCGGTGCGGAAGCGGCTCAAAGAGTTGGAGAGCTAGTTGCAGTTCATGTCATTCCAAGACCTCATGGAGATGTAGCAAAATTATTGACTGGAATTAAATAA
- a CDS encoding BMC domain-containing protein: MKHSLGIIEVVGNVNALTCADRMIKSAYIEIASIKRIGTGMVSIIVRGDLASVQHAIEVGQETAAEYGELIAARVIPRPYEGLEKLTDSAEGGEQ, translated from the coding sequence GTGAAGCATTCACTGGGAATCATTGAAGTCGTCGGAAATGTAAACGCTTTAACCTGCGCTGACAGAATGATCAAATCCGCATACATCGAGATTGCTAGCATTAAAAGGATTGGAACTGGGATGGTGTCCATCATCGTCCGCGGGGATTTGGCGTCTGTCCAGCATGCAATCGAAGTGGGCCAGGAGACTGCGGCCGAGTATGGGGAACTGATAGCGGCCAGGGTAATCCCAAGGCCATATGAAGGTTTGGAAAAGCTGACGGATTCAGCAGAAGGCGGTGAACAATGA
- a CDS encoding BMC domain-containing protein, translated as MNRYEAIGVIETQYFTIASEILDAVCKGANVEFLTSENYLGGRLVSLIIGGSVSDIKAAIEIARQVCEGKPGNPLKMALAIMNPHEEIMKFIVPAQLAADAEETETDVEKSKDMLGEVYEAMKDADMDDIDVEEIIDEVESRKEFNESEEEK; from the coding sequence ATGAACCGATACGAAGCAATAGGTGTCATAGAAACACAATATTTTACCATCGCATCAGAAATATTGGATGCTGTCTGCAAAGGGGCAAACGTTGAATTTCTGACCTCAGAGAATTACCTGGGCGGCAGACTGGTCAGTTTGATCATCGGAGGCAGTGTATCAGACATTAAAGCTGCAATCGAAATCGCAAGACAGGTCTGTGAAGGAAAGCCGGGCAATCCGCTAAAAATGGCCCTTGCCATCATGAATCCGCATGAAGAAATCATGAAATTCATTGTTCCAGCCCAATTGGCTGCAGATGCGGAGGAGACGGAGACTGACGTGGAAAAAAGCAAGGATATGCTTGGTGAGGTTTATGAAGCAATGAAAGATGCAGATATGGATGACATTGACGTTGAGGAAATCATTGATGAAGTAGAAAGTCGAAAAGAATTTAATGAATCTGAGGAGGAAAAATGA
- a CDS encoding CoA-disulfide reductase yields the protein MMKLIVIGGVAAGMSAASKLSRMDKDAQITVYERGSFLSYGACGLPYYVSGENDDYTKMIARTKEQFESMGMEIQLRHEVVKVVPEKKQVMIRDLESKRMFLDSYDKLMIATGTHPIVPPFSGRELENIHVLKTLEDGIRLQEIASNPEVRNVVIVGGGYIGIEVAEAMGHLGKNIRVIELSDRIMRTFDQEITDMAEDELRKQGVQLNLNEKVLGFTGEGKVAKVQTDRGEYEADLVLLSLGVKPATGFLDGSGIALAENGAVVIDREMRTNIKDIYSAGDCALVYNKVMEENSYIPLGTNANKCGRLAGANIAGDHQKYVGTLGSAAIKVFDLEMARTGMSEDDAKKLNIDYTTVFVKSADHPGYYPNQTPIWIKLICEKRTRRIIGAQAIGNKGVVLRIDIFAVAIHANMTADDLGMADLCYAPPFAGVWDAVHIACNAVK from the coding sequence ATGATGAAGCTAATCGTAATTGGCGGAGTTGCAGCAGGGATGTCTGCAGCTTCCAAACTAAGCAGAATGGATAAGGATGCCCAGATCACTGTTTATGAACGCGGCAGCTTTCTGTCGTATGGTGCTTGCGGACTTCCGTACTATGTTTCTGGAGAAAATGACGATTATACAAAAATGATCGCCCGGACAAAAGAACAATTTGAATCAATGGGTATGGAAATCCAATTAAGGCACGAGGTCGTCAAGGTCGTTCCGGAAAAAAAACAGGTCATGATCCGCGATTTAGAGAGTAAGCGAATGTTCCTCGACAGCTATGATAAGTTGATGATTGCCACGGGCACGCATCCAATCGTCCCCCCTTTCAGCGGCAGGGAATTGGAGAATATCCATGTTCTTAAGACTTTGGAGGATGGGATCCGGCTGCAGGAGATTGCCAGCAACCCAGAGGTGAGGAATGTGGTCATTGTCGGCGGGGGCTATATCGGTATCGAGGTGGCGGAAGCGATGGGCCATCTCGGCAAGAATATCCGAGTCATTGAACTGTCAGACAGGATCATGCGGACCTTCGATCAAGAAATAACCGACATGGCCGAAGATGAGCTTCGCAAGCAGGGAGTCCAGCTGAACCTGAATGAAAAGGTACTAGGCTTCACTGGCGAAGGAAAGGTTGCGAAGGTTCAAACAGACCGTGGTGAATATGAAGCAGACCTGGTCCTTCTGTCCCTTGGTGTGAAGCCAGCAACTGGTTTCCTTGATGGCTCCGGAATTGCCCTTGCTGAGAATGGGGCGGTTGTGATTGACAGGGAAATGCGCACGAACATCAAGGATATTTATTCAGCCGGGGATTGCGCCCTTGTCTACAACAAAGTCATGGAAGAAAACAGCTATATCCCGCTTGGGACAAATGCCAATAAATGCGGCAGGCTGGCTGGTGCGAATATTGCTGGTGATCACCAGAAGTACGTCGGTACACTCGGCAGCGCGGCCATCAAGGTATTTGACCTCGAGATGGCAAGGACGGGAATGTCAGAAGATGACGCGAAGAAATTGAACATTGATTATACAACTGTATTTGTAAAAAGTGCGGACCATCCAGGTTACTACCCGAATCAAACCCCGATTTGGATTAAGCTGATCTGCGAAAAAAGGACACGGAGAATTATTGGTGCACAAGCAATCGGCAACAAAGGCGTTGTATTGAGGATCGATATTTTTGCAGTCGCGATCCACGCGAATATGACAGCTGACGACCTGGGAATGGCAGACCTGTGTTATGCTCCGCCCTTTGCAGGAGTTTGGGATGCAGTGCATATCGCCTGCAATGCAGTAAAGTGA
- a CDS encoding phosphate propanoyltransferase → MMNINHHELLSEITRSVVEELKKHNLLDQPTPKEYVPVSVSARHVHLQQEHVNQLFGEGYTLTKLKEISQPGQFACNEQVTIEGPKGKIEKVRILGPLRSQTQVEIARTDARKLGLNPPVRNSGNLAGSSPISIIGPKGKVVLQEGCIIADRHIHMTPKDAAQFGVRDKQKVSVLVDGEKAGIMGQVTIRIRENYALDMHIDTDDANAFGLAGNELLKIIP, encoded by the coding sequence ATGATGAACATCAATCATCATGAATTATTATCTGAGATTACGAGATCCGTAGTTGAGGAACTAAAGAAGCACAATCTTTTGGATCAACCAACTCCAAAAGAATATGTCCCTGTAAGCGTATCGGCCAGGCACGTCCACCTTCAGCAAGAACATGTCAACCAGCTGTTTGGCGAAGGTTACACCTTGACGAAGCTGAAAGAAATCTCCCAGCCGGGGCAATTCGCCTGCAATGAGCAAGTGACAATCGAAGGTCCGAAAGGCAAAATCGAGAAGGTGCGGATTCTTGGACCGCTAAGGAGTCAAACACAGGTGGAAATCGCGAGGACCGATGCCCGGAAGCTCGGCCTCAACCCTCCTGTACGCAACTCTGGCAATCTAGCAGGCTCTTCACCGATCTCGATTATCGGTCCTAAGGGGAAAGTGGTTTTACAGGAGGGCTGTATCATTGCCGATCGTCACATCCATATGACTCCGAAAGACGCTGCACAGTTCGGCGTCCGCGACAAACAAAAGGTGTCTGTTTTGGTAGACGGAGAGAAGGCGGGCATCATGGGTCAAGTGACAATCAGGATCAGAGAGAACTACGCATTGGATATGCATATCGATACAGATGATGCGAATGCATTTGGACTGGCAGGGAACGAGCTGCTAAAAATTATTCCCTAA